In Candidatus Falkowbacteria bacterium, a genomic segment contains:
- the rplV gene encoding 50S ribosomal protein L22: MEVKASARYIKISPRKVRLVIGLLKGLKVKPALDQLQFVGKLAAMPVRKVLDSAVANATHNFDLTEDNLYIKEIRVDCGPVLKRWLPRAHGRATPLLKRMSHINITLAEINDSGVKTGRKQKVDEPMKLGIAPKEDEGIKSAEKPITKPSDTSEEKDKKIIDPRREGRGGKGGGKQGFTSKIFNRKAG; encoded by the coding sequence ATGGAAGTAAAAGCATCAGCTCGCTATATTAAAATATCACCTCGTAAAGTACGGCTTGTTATTGGCTTGTTAAAAGGCCTTAAAGTTAAGCCAGCTTTGGATCAATTGCAATTTGTTGGTAAATTAGCAGCTATGCCTGTGCGCAAAGTGCTTGATTCAGCAGTAGCAAATGCAACCCATAACTTTGATTTAACTGAAGATAATTTGTATATTAAAGAAATTCGTGTTGATTGCGGTCCGGTTTTAAAACGTTGGTTGCCAAGAGCTCATGGTCGTGCTACTCCTTTGTTAAAGAGAATGAGCCATATTAATATAACTTTGGCTGAAATTAATGACAGTGGAGTTAAAACAGGACGAAAACAAAAAGTTGATGAACCAATGAAACTTGGCATAGCTCCAAAAGAAGACGAAGGAATTAAGTCCGCAGAAAAGCCAATTACTAAACCATCTGATACTTCTGAAGAAAAGGACAAGAAGATTATTGATCCACGACGTGAAGGACGTGGCGGTAAAGGTGGAGGTAAACAAGGGTTTACTTCAAAAATATTTAATCGAAAAGCTGGATAA
- the rplD gene encoding 50S ribosomal protein L4 produces the protein MIKEIIYNEKGENVGETELSDKVFGQPKNESLVHQAVVAQRANERQVLAHTKDRSEVRGGGKKPWRQKGTGRARVGSSRSPIWIGGGVTFGPTKGRNFSKGLNVKMKRQALRVALSDKVASKQMAILDELSMTEYKTKVFNALVENMKTKVFTADKTSMLIIENMPEGMVKNSARNLQGVKLLGVDNINLVDVLKYRHVVITKKAIAQIEERYKS, from the coding sequence ATGATTAAAGAAATCATCTACAACGAAAAAGGAGAAAATGTCGGTGAAACAGAACTTTCCGATAAAGTTTTTGGCCAACCAAAAAATGAAAGTTTAGTTCATCAAGCTGTTGTAGCTCAGAGAGCAAACGAACGTCAGGTTTTAGCACACACAAAAGACCGAAGTGAAGTTCGCGGTGGTGGAAAAAAGCCTTGGCGACAGAAAGGAACTGGTCGTGCTCGTGTTGGTTCAAGCCGAAGTCCAATTTGGATTGGTGGTGGTGTTACTTTTGGTCCAACAAAAGGCCGTAATTTTTCAAAAGGCTTGAATGTTAAAATGAAGCGACAGGCGTTGCGTGTGGCTTTATCCGATAAAGTTGCAAGCAAGCAGATGGCAATTTTAGATGAATTATCAATGACAGAATATAAGACTAAAGTTTTTAATGCACTTGTTGAAAATATGAAGACTAAGGTTTTTACAGCTGATAAAACTAGTATGTTGATTATTGAAAATATGCCAGAAGGAATGGTAAAAAATTCTGCCCGTAACTTACAAGGTGTAAAATTATTAGGTGTTGATAATATTAACTTGGTTGATGTTTTAAAATACCGTCATGTAGTAATTACCAAAAAGGCAATTGCTCAAATTGAAGAACGATATAAGAGTTAA
- the rplN gene encoding 50S ribosomal protein L14, whose amino-acid sequence MIQVQTMLKVADNTGAKSVQCIRVLGGYRKRYAHIGERIIVTVKQAVPHAMVKKSDVLLAVVVRLKKEIRRADGSYIRFDENACVIIDKKNGEPRGSRIFGPIPREVRKAGYVKIASLAPEVL is encoded by the coding sequence ATGATTCAAGTTCAAACAATGTTAAAAGTAGCCGATAATACAGGCGCCAAAAGCGTTCAGTGTATTCGTGTTCTTGGCGGTTATCGAAAGCGTTACGCCCATATTGGTGAACGTATTATTGTAACAGTTAAACAAGCTGTCCCGCACGCCATGGTAAAAAAGAGTGACGTTTTATTGGCTGTTGTAGTTAGACTTAAAAAAGAAATCCGCCGAGCTGATGGAAGTTATATCCGTTTTGATGAAAATGCTTGTGTTATCATTGATAAAAAAAATGGTGAACCACGGGGTAGTCGTATTTTTGGTCCAATTCCACGTGAAGTCCGAAAGGCCGGTTATGTAAAAATTGCTTCCTTAGCCCCTGAAGTTTTGTAA
- the rpsS gene encoding 30S ribosomal protein S19, producing the protein MSRSLKKGPYVNERLQKRVLNLKPGDKTVLKLWDRASTITPEMVGFNFGVHNGKVHIPVLVTENMVGHKFGEFSPTRKFVSHGGKMAKEQAKGK; encoded by the coding sequence ATGTCTAGAAGTCTAAAAAAAGGACCATACGTTAATGAACGTCTCCAGAAAAGAGTGCTAAACCTTAAACCAGGTGATAAAACCGTTCTTAAGCTTTGGGATCGTGCTTCAACAATTACTCCTGAAATGGTTGGTTTTAACTTTGGTGTTCATAATGGTAAAGTACATATTCCAGTTCTAGTAACAGAAAATATGGTTGGACATAAGTTTGGTGAATTTTCCCCAACCAGAAAATTTGTTAGCCATGGTGGTAAGATGGCTAAAGAACAAGCTAAAGGTAAATAA
- a CDS encoding 50S ribosomal protein L29: MEFKELQEKSKPELHKMLAASREKIRELRFKDANKQLKHVRSIRRERLLVSQILTLINKQ; encoded by the coding sequence ATGGAATTCAAGGAATTACAAGAAAAATCAAAGCCAGAACTGCATAAAATGTTGGCAGCTAGTCGTGAAAAGATTCGCGAACTACGTTTTAAAGATGCCAATAAGCAATTGAAACATGTTCGTTCAATCAGACGTGAACGTTTGCTGGTATCTCAGATTTTAACTTTGATCAACAAGCAATAA
- the rpsQ gene encoding 30S ribosomal protein S17: MNTTPTAHRTFKGMVTSDKMNKTIVVAVESTKIHPKYKKRYISTSRYKVHDEKNQFHEGDKVTFVECRPLSKDKRWRVLYN, from the coding sequence ATGAATACAACACCGACTGCTCATCGAACTTTTAAGGGTATGGTTACAAGTGATAAAATGAACAAAACAATTGTGGTTGCTGTTGAATCTACTAAAATCCACCCAAAGTATAAAAAGCGATATATTTCTACAAGTCGATATAAGGTTCATGATGAAAAAAATCAGTTTCATGAAGGGGACAAAGTTACTTTTGTAGAATGTCGCCCATTAAGTAAAGATAAGCGCTGGCGCGTTTTGTATAACTAA
- the rplW gene encoding 50S ribosomal protein L23 yields the protein MAIFKTATKNNSDEPKSKKTESVNGGMKTLYAEENAKNAGAEKKTNSNNPSQAYRVLVRPLISEKASHQQSLNQYFFAVALNANRIEVAKAVKDVYGVTPIKVNIIRSEGKARRIGSTIGRRKDWKKAMVTLPKGKTISLYEGV from the coding sequence ATGGCAATATTTAAAACAGCAACAAAGAATAACAGTGATGAACCTAAGTCAAAGAAGACTGAGTCCGTTAATGGCGGAATGAAAACATTGTATGCTGAAGAAAATGCAAAAAATGCAGGTGCAGAAAAAAAGACAAATTCTAATAACCCATCTCAGGCTTACAGAGTTTTAGTTCGTCCATTGATTTCAGAAAAGGCTTCTCACCAACAATCATTAAACCAGTATTTTTTTGCAGTGGCACTTAATGCTAACCGGATTGAGGTTGCTAAAGCCGTTAAAGATGTATATGGTGTAACTCCAATTAAAGTTAATATTATTAGAAGTGAAGGTAAAGCTCGACGAATTGGTTCAACAATTGGTCGTCGAAAAGATTGGAAAAAAGCTATGGTAACCCTACCAAAGGGTAAAACTATTAGTCTATACGAAGGCGTATAA
- the rplP gene encoding 50S ribosomal protein L16: MLAPKKTKFRKTHKMTRGGKATRRIHLGFGSYGLKSLEGCWVTSRQIEAARRVITRYVQRTGKLWIRIFPDKSVTAKGGEMPMGKGKGPVDHYVAIVKPGMILFEIEGVTETQAREAMTLAAHKLPVKCNFVKKH; encoded by the coding sequence ATGTTAGCACCAAAGAAAACCAAATTTAGAAAAACCCATAAAATGACACGAGGTGGCAAAGCAACTCGTCGGATTCATCTTGGCTTTGGTAGCTATGGACTAAAAAGTCTAGAAGGCTGCTGGGTAACAAGTCGCCAAATTGAAGCAGCTCGAAGAGTTATCACAAGATATGTTCAACGAACTGGTAAACTATGGATTAGAATATTTCCTGATAAGTCAGTAACGGCAAAAGGTGGAGAAATGCCTATGGGTAAAGGAAAAGGTCCAGTTGATCATTATGTTGCTATTGTTAAACCTGGTATGATTTTATTTGAAATTGAAGGTGTTACGGAAACTCAGGCTAGAGAGGCAATGACATTAGCTGCACATAAGTTGCCTGTTAAATGTAATTTTGTAAAAAAGCATTAA
- the tuf gene encoding elongation factor Tu, with product MAEKFDRSKTHVNVGTIGHVDHGKTTLTAALLKVLATKGLAASDKGVDQIDAAPEEKARGITIATAHVEYESENRHYAHVDCPGHADYVKNMITGAAQMDGAILVVSATDGPMPQTREHILLARQVGVPYIIVFLNKCDMVEDKELIDLVEEEVKDLLKKYEFPGDTTPIIRGSALKALENPTGEYGDAVMQLVKALDEYIPDPVRDTEKPFLLPIEDIFSIEGRGTVVTGRVERGIIKVGDEVEIVGLADTTKTTVTGIEMFNKQLDQGQAGDNAGLLLRGTKKDDVQRGQVLAKTGSVTPHTEFESEVYILSKEEGGRHKPFFKGYKPQFYIRTTDVTGEVELPAGTEMVMPGDTVNLNIKLISPVALEEKQRFAIREGGRTVGAGVVVKIIK from the coding sequence ATGGCAGAAAAATTTGACCGTTCAAAAACTCATGTGAACGTTGGAACAATTGGCCACGTTGACCATGGTAAAACGACTTTAACAGCCGCTTTACTAAAAGTTTTAGCAACTAAAGGTTTGGCAGCATCTGATAAGGGTGTTGATCAAATTGACGCTGCTCCAGAAGAAAAAGCTCGTGGTATTACTATTGCTACAGCTCACGTTGAGTATGAATCAGAAAACCGTCACTATGCTCACGTTGACTGTCCTGGTCACGCTGACTATGTAAAAAACATGATTACCGGAGCTGCTCAAATGGACGGAGCTATTTTGGTAGTTTCTGCTACTGATGGACCTATGCCTCAAACCAGAGAGCACATTTTGTTAGCTCGTCAGGTTGGTGTGCCATATATCATTGTTTTCCTTAACAAGTGCGATATGGTTGAAGACAAAGAATTAATCGACTTAGTTGAAGAAGAAGTTAAGGACCTTTTGAAGAAATATGAATTCCCAGGCGACACAACTCCAATTATTCGTGGAAGTGCTTTGAAAGCTTTAGAAAATCCAACTGGTGAATACGGAGATGCAGTTATGCAACTTGTAAAAGCTCTTGATGAATATATTCCAGACCCAGTTCGTGATACTGAAAAACCATTCCTATTACCAATTGAAGATATTTTCTCAATTGAAGGTCGTGGAACAGTTGTAACTGGTCGTGTTGAAAGAGGTATTATTAAAGTTGGTGATGAAGTTGAAATTGTTGGACTTGCTGACACAACTAAAACAACCGTTACTGGTATTGAAATGTTTAACAAGCAACTTGATCAAGGTCAGGCTGGTGATAATGCCGGATTATTACTTCGTGGAACAAAGAAAGATGATGTTCAACGTGGACAGGTTCTTGCTAAGACTGGCTCAGTAACTCCACATACAGAATTTGAAAGTGAAGTCTATATCTTAAGCAAAGAAGAAGGTGGACGACATAAGCCATTTTTCAAAGGTTATAAGCCACAATTCTATATCAGAACTACAGACGTTACTGGTGAAGTTGAATTGCCAGCAGGCACAGAAATGGTCATGCCTGGTGATACTGTTAACTTAAACATTAAGTTAATTTCACCTGTCGCCTTAGAAGAAAAGCAACGTTTTGCTATTCGTGAAGGTGGCCGTACCGTTGGTGCTGGTGTAGTAGTAAAAATTATTAAGTAA
- the rplB gene encoding 50S ribosomal protein L2: MAIKKAQPTTPGRRSATFEDFSDITSKTPERSLLLFRKQHAGRNAQGKITVRHQGGGVKRYIRIVDFKRDKLDVPGIVITIEYDPNRGPRIALVNYKDGEKRYIIAPVGMSVGMDIISSKTLVEPKVGNTMPLEFIPVGLAVHNVEIEPGQGGRLARGAGNSVYVMSVEKKFAQLKLPSGEIRLVKKECLATIGQVGNADRRHVTLGKAGRSRYLGVRPTVRGTAMNPNDHPHGGGEGNQPIGLKHPKTKWGKNAYGVKTRLGKKHSNKLIITRRNGKKL, translated from the coding sequence ATGGCTATAAAAAAAGCACAACCAACAACTCCAGGACGTCGATCGGCAACTTTCGAAGATTTTTCTGATATTACTTCAAAGACTCCAGAACGTTCTTTGTTACTTTTCCGAAAGCAGCATGCTGGCCGAAATGCACAGGGTAAGATTACTGTTCGTCACCAAGGAGGCGGTGTTAAACGCTATATTCGTATTGTTGATTTTAAACGTGATAAACTTGATGTCCCAGGAATAGTAATAACCATTGAATATGACCCAAATCGTGGACCACGTATTGCTTTAGTAAATTATAAAGATGGCGAAAAGCGATATATTATTGCCCCAGTTGGAATGAGTGTTGGAATGGATATTATAAGTTCAAAAACCTTAGTTGAGCCAAAAGTTGGTAACACTATGCCTTTAGAATTTATTCCGGTTGGATTAGCAGTTCATAATGTAGAAATTGAACCAGGCCAAGGTGGTCGCTTAGCTCGCGGGGCAGGAAATTCAGTGTATGTCATGTCAGTTGAAAAGAAGTTTGCTCAGTTAAAATTACCATCTGGTGAAATTCGTTTGGTAAAGAAAGAATGTTTAGCCACTATTGGTCAAGTTGGAAATGCTGATCGTCGTCACGTTACATTGGGTAAAGCTGGTCGCAGTCGTTATCTTGGTGTTCGTCCAACAGTTCGTGGAACAGCTATGAACCCAAATGATCACCCACATGGTGGTGGTGAAGGTAATCAGCCTATCGGTTTAAAGCATCCAAAAACTAAATGGGGAAAGAATGCCTATGGTGTTAAAACTCGTTTAGGAAAAAAACATTCAAATAAATTAATTATTACTCGCCGAAATGGCAAGAAACTTTAA
- the rplC gene encoding 50S ribosomal protein L3: protein MKFILGKKVNMTQIWQGETVIPVTQIEAGPCTVIQLKNSEKDGYSAVQVGYGKRRASLITKPLRGHFKNLGDFRFVREFRLPASETASELKAGDTISVKTFKPGDTLTITGTSKGKGFQGVVKRHGFHGQDATHGNKDQLRMSGSVGAGGVQHVFKGMRMGGRMGGDRVTLHDVKIVSVDEATNTIFIKGAIPGARNGLVLLSGNGDLELGLPEAKVEEPVVAEETANLEEGSEATTETTEVTETPVELVVESEVVEEVKEAENPEVETKEAEAQVVVETAEAETKVTSEEEVEPTKTETPSNS from the coding sequence ATGAAATTCATTCTTGGAAAAAAAGTGAATATGACACAGATTTGGCAAGGGGAAACGGTTATACCGGTGACTCAGATTGAAGCTGGTCCTTGCACTGTTATTCAATTAAAAAATTCTGAAAAAGATGGCTATTCTGCTGTTCAGGTTGGTTATGGTAAGCGTCGAGCAAGTTTAATTACTAAACCATTACGTGGACATTTTAAAAATTTAGGTGATTTTCGTTTTGTTCGTGAATTCAGACTTCCAGCTAGTGAAACTGCCTCTGAACTAAAAGCTGGTGATACAATATCTGTAAAAACTTTTAAACCAGGTGATACATTAACCATCACAGGCACCTCAAAAGGTAAAGGTTTTCAAGGAGTTGTTAAGCGTCATGGTTTTCATGGTCAGGATGCAACTCATGGTAATAAAGATCAATTGCGTATGTCTGGATCAGTTGGAGCCGGTGGTGTCCAACACGTTTTTAAAGGTATGCGTATGGGAGGCCGTATGGGTGGCGATAGAGTAACTCTGCATGATGTAAAAATTGTTTCTGTTGACGAAGCAACTAACACTATTTTCATTAAAGGAGCAATCCCAGGTGCTCGTAATGGACTAGTCCTATTATCCGGCAACGGTGACTTAGAACTTGGTTTACCAGAAGCAAAAGTTGAAGAACCTGTTGTAGCCGAAGAAACTGCAAACCTTGAAGAGGGAAGTGAAGCCACTACTGAAACTACTGAAGTTACAGAGACTCCTGTTGAACTAGTTGTAGAGTCAGAAGTTGTTGAAGAAGTAAAAGAAGCAGAAAATCCAGAGGTTGAAACAAAAGAAGCAGAAGCTCAGGTTGTTGTAGAAACAGCTGAAGCGGAAACTAAGGTTACATCTGAAGAAGAAGTAGAGCCTACAAAAACTGAAACACCATCTAATAGTTAA
- the rpsC gene encoding 30S ribosomal protein S3 produces MGQKINPKVMRVGITRTWPSKWFASSRDYIDQLRQDVLVRKFITKHLREAGIDRVEIERPSGKKIVISIYTAKPGLIIGRGGAGIEDLKKKLHTKFLKNFKTGEINVNINEVDRPNLSAQIVAQGMVLEIEKRMPFKRVMKQAMGRVERSGALGVKVMLSGRLNGAEIARREMLITGKLPLQTLRADIDYARTAAQTTFGLIGVKVWIYRGEIFDRHEEAGEVITENVKK; encoded by the coding sequence ATGGGACAGAAAATCAATCCAAAAGTAATGCGCGTAGGTATAACCAGAACTTGGCCCTCCAAGTGGTTTGCCTCTTCTCGAGATTATATTGACCAACTTCGTCAAGATGTTTTAGTACGTAAATTTATTACTAAGCATTTACGTGAAGCAGGTATTGATCGCGTAGAGATTGAGCGCCCTTCTGGTAAAAAAATTGTTATTTCTATTTATACAGCTAAGCCTGGATTAATTATTGGTCGTGGTGGAGCAGGGATTGAAGATTTAAAGAAGAAGCTACATACAAAATTTTTGAAAAACTTTAAAACTGGTGAAATTAATGTAAATATTAATGAGGTAGATCGCCCTAATTTAAGCGCTCAAATTGTTGCTCAAGGAATGGTTTTGGAAATTGAGAAGCGTATGCCTTTTAAACGAGTTATGAAACAGGCAATGGGACGAGTTGAGCGATCAGGAGCACTTGGTGTAAAAGTTATGTTGTCTGGACGTTTAAATGGAGCAGAAATTGCCCGAAGAGAAATGTTGATTACAGGAAAATTGCCACTACAAACTTTGCGAGCTGATATTGATTATGCTCGAACTGCAGCTCAAACTACTTTTGGTTTGATTGGTGTTAAAGTTTGGATCTATCGTGGTGAAATTTTTGATCGTCACGAAGAAGCTGGCGAAGTTATTACTGAAAATGTTAAGAAATAA